The following coding sequences lie in one Microtus ochrogaster isolate Prairie Vole_2 chromosome 6, MicOch1.0, whole genome shotgun sequence genomic window:
- the LOC101999859 gene encoding complement factor H-related protein 2 isoform X5 — protein sequence MGWSIVLLLASAYLTLCLSTAEGEERLCDFPKISHGILYDAKKYDPLSPVPRGKVLYYSCEYNFVSPPNSFWNLITCTEEGWSPTPKCLRLCFFPFVENGDSTSSGQTHLEGDTVQVVCNQGYSLQNNQSSIACTEEGWSIPPECISTNSRGKCGPPPPIDNGDITSFPLPEYQPLSSVEYQCKSFNKMQGNKKITCRNGEWSEPPKCLNACIISEEIMGKHNIILKWREIGKVYVPSGDYVEFTCKPGYKKANTSPQFRIVCIDGHISYPSCTKRSWFSN from the exons ATGGGGTGGTCTATTGTGTTGCTCTTAGCCAGTGCCTATCTAACCTTGTGCCTTTCTACAGCCGAAGGAGAAG agagACTTTGTGATTTTCCAAAAATAAGCCACGGAATATTATATGATGCAAAGAAATATGACCCACTGTCCCCCGTTCCTAGAGGGAAGGTTTTATACTACTCTTGTGAATATAATTTTGTGTCTCCTCCAAATTCCTTCTGGAATCTCATAACATGCACAGAAGAAGGATGGTCACCAACACCAAAGTGTCTCA ggctatgtttctttccttttgtggaaAATGGTGATTCTACATCTTCAGGACAAACACACTTAGAAGGTGATACTGTACAAGTCGTTTGCAATCAAGGCTACAGCCTTCAAAATAATCAGAGCAGCATTGCATGCACTGAAGAGGGCTGGTCCATTCCTCCCGAATGCATTTCCACCA attcaagAGGAAAATGTGGGCCTCCTCCACCCATTGACAATGGAGACATCACCTCCTTCCCTTTACCAGAATATCAACCATTATCATCAGTTGAATATCAGTGCAAGTCCTTCAATAAAATGCAGggcaacaaaaaaataacatgtaGAAATGGAGAATGGTCAGAGCCACCAAAATGTTTAA atgcaTGTATAATATCAGAAGAAATTATGGGAAAACACAATATAATTCTCAAATGGAGAGAAATTGGAAAGGTTTATGTCCCATCAGGGGACTATGTAGAATTTACATGTAAACCTGGATATAAAAAGGCAAATACATCACCTCAATTTCGTATAGTGTGCATTGATGGTCACATCAGTTATCCCAGTTGTACAAAAAGAAGTTGGTTTAGTAATTGA